The genomic stretch TTACTACAGTTTCCGATTTGAACAGCGCCACAGGTTTGAATGGATGCTCCGGTTTTGCTACTGCAAATGGGCCCGGAGTGACACACGTTCCGCCTGATAACTTCATCTTCGAGCAAGTGGACCCCACGCGTTCAGACGGAGATGATGACTCTGACAGCGAACTGCCCACTGGCCACTGCGGCCAGGGACAACAGTCCACGCCCACCTCTGGCCTCAAGCctggaaaaaagacaaagggTAGAGTCAAGATTAAAATGGAGTTTATTGAGAACAAGTTGAGGCGATACACAACCTTCAGTAAACGTAAGACTGGAATCATGAAGAAGGTAAGTAAACTGTTGTTAGGcgcaaatatttttacttacaGTGCTCGGTTATTGTTTTCAGCTTATTTACACTTAATTGTAAATCTAAAAAGATAACTTCAAATCATATGCCCAGTATTCAGCTAGTAGGTTTATCTGAATTTACATAGATACATAGAGTTTGCATCAAGATAGGAAAGTAATGGATCATATACATAAAggtataaaaagacaaaataagttAGATCCCTTTTTGAGAGGGGTTCTGCTATTCCATATTTCAAATCAAAAACCATTCAATGCCTTTTTCTATTCTAGTACAGTAGcatttacaaaattacattaacaaaaattaatcagtCTATATTGTCTGTATAAGGCACAAGtccaaaacagaaatttttctttagctcacATGAACATTTAGAGGACATGTTGCAGGTtaatacacatatgcacatgcacagacacacctCACTTCCCCAAACACATAGCACCCACTAACCAAAATAGTgctaaaatacaacaaaataaccCCAAGAGACAGAATAATCTTAAGAGTGTTTCTCATtaaggatggtgatggctgccgGCATGAAGGATCTTTGGTGTGCATTTCTTTGTGCAAGTGACACTTTGTATCACCTGCCAGAAATTAGTACTTGAAAGTTGGGTTGAGAGGGTGGGTAAGGTCTGCAATAATGTGATTCTCCATCTTCTGACATCATGGAGATACATATCAGAGAGCAAGTTTTTTGGgggtgttttttgttggtttttttttttttttttgaaaattatcttGCTTGCCTGGTTGAGAACTCTGGCCAGCCTTTCCTTGTCTTTGATGAGTATGTGGCTGTACCAGTGCTTATTTATACATAGTTTACATGACCACAAAATAGATCTATCCTTGACTGTGCCAAGGGTCTTAACTCTGGCATCCTTCTGCATCTGCTGACTGTTGATGTCCTGTGATGGGGAGAGGTGCTTGGTGCCATCTCTTCCCTCACATCCTATATCAAAGGCCATCACCtctgttttttaatattctgcTCCAAAAAGCTATGTTCAAACCATTCCTCTAGCTCCTCAGTGCAGGcaaggtactgtgacagggactgttTATTCTTGAGATAGGCCACTAGGGCTATATTGTCACACGTTTTAGAGTAGCATTGTTAAAAGTGAGCTTATTAGTGTACACAGGGAACAAGATGGAGGGAAGCACCACACCCTAGGGGGATTCCCACATTGAGGATCTGCTtgtctgacagaatcattcacTGAGAAATTCACTCAAAATTTTGCTGAGAATGTTGTCATAGGATTATTTATTCTCCTGCATGTAATAAGATATTAGCCACACTCTATTTTGCATCATGCTAGGCTTATTTCACATTTAACATATTCTAGTATTTTCAACCCAAACAGTACATCTAttcttaaattttgttgttgcaagGATGTCTGTGCACTTAATTGCTTCATAGTGCTGTTGTATGATTAATGATATTAatgatatatatgtatttttttggtCATGGTAATTTTGCATCATATTGTTATGGTACTTTTCCATATGTTATGAGCATGAGTGTATTTAATAAGTTATTATATAGGgaccatgtatattttcacaatTCTGTGATATCCCCATGCCCATGCTAATCTTAGTTGCCATGACATTTACCATCAGCACCACCAGTGCTAGTTTGCAGATCATGAGACTTAAACAGAAGTCTTCAGTAtgttaaacaaaaacttttgcaAGAGTGACCAGGTAGTAAACTTCTTTAACTGATGTCTAAGACTGGAAGATTATTACACTCTTTCTCAAATGAAGAGAGCAAGATGTTTTTCAGTTAATGTTATGTCAGAAGGTTATAcatctagaaataaaataaaactaagagaCCAAGAATAAATTTGATCCTTGCTCATTTCCAGTAAACCATAACCATTTTTAGAATTTTGAATAATAGGttatttgtaaataatcaaagaaaatagtCTTGTAGGGCAGAAATGTTAGTAAACTGCATGGTAACTATAAAATATTCCAGCTGTTCTTACATTCCATTTGCCTTGTATTTCAACAGGCTTATGAGTTGTCAACACTGACTGGTACACAAGTGATGCTGCTTGTAGCTAGTGAGACAGGACATGTGTACACATTTGCTACACGCAAGCTGCAGCCAATGATCACCAAGTGACAGTGGAAAAGCACTCATACAGACCTGTCTGAATTCTCCGGACCCTCCACCAGGCTCCTCTGCCCATACTACACAGGAGCAGCGCATGAACCCTTCAGGCTTTGAGGAAACGGAGTTAACGTACAGTGTTGGAGAAGATGACAGCAAGGTGTGCCATATGTTTCTTACAAAAATCAgtacttttgcttttttggggcttttaattttttttattaagagcAAACTCTTATGGACACTTTTAGTCCAGGCCTTGACCTTTGATTATGATACCCAGGTATGCAcaaatttgaaatattaaaaaaaaaatcaaaagctgtaaacatgacaaaaagatgtatcaaaattataattaaaattcaaagttAGGAGGAAAAACCAATTTCTGTCACATTCCATCTTGAAATAGCACTTTCCTGTAAAAACTGTGTTtccaaaatgaaaattttgatcCAGGCTTACAACTGATGATTACTGCCTTGTTTCATCCTGTTTTTAATGGATTTGAATAATCACACATGGTGAAAAATTGCTAGCTGTCGTCATGTATGCACTTGTGTCACCATCACCGTTCAAACAAAAGGTAATTGTGGAAAAGTTCAAATCTTCAAATTAGCATCATCCTGTTCCCATGTTAAGAGATGTAGCCCTATTCAAATGCTATTCACCTAGCTAAATACCAAAACTTTTGGATATAACACACACAGGTGGGCCTGAACTTAATACTTGCTGAAGAAGCCCAGATTTGAAGAGTTAATATGTGCCAGcataattttgtttcagtgtAGCAGTGCTATTCCTAATGTTACATCTTGTAGAAATTAAATGATGTTTGATCTGTTTGTCTTTACATCTCTTGCAGTTATTTTTTCATGCAGTTGTCAAAAGTATTTGAAGCTGTGTAATTATCAGGGCAGAGTTTAAAAAACCCTTTGCAAGTACTTTAGTCACACAGTAGAAATAGCTAGAGAGCTATTATCTGAAGTGGGTATGCCCAATTTTTaaggttttctgttttcttaacaCATCCAAGTGGTGCTATTTAATTTGGTATCAGCTGGCTCTGGGCATTCAATGTCCCCTCACTCCATAGGACTAAAAATTGTAATTCTgtcattaactttttaaaatatctatttttgtttatctcttgAAGGAAATCTATAATTCATGCTCTCACAATTTCCGTCATTACCCTTTGATCACAAGGACTAATAATCATTCTGGTCCACTATGGTAAACACTCCCTATCCCCTTTTATACCATCTCATtgtgtatttcatttttttaatagaccTGTATCATGTTCGCTGCCTAACTGAGCTGTGGCAAAGGCCACACTAAACATTGGCAGTTATGGGACCTACTTATTGGCTTATTGGTGATGTGATCTGCTTATAATTTCCTgaagggattaataaagttgttttgtatttgtattttatttgattaagtCTCATATACTTGCTGCAGCTTTTGTATCATCTGCAACACAAAAAGTAGGATTCAGATAGTTATTTACCAAGCAAGAGGCTGTCACATTAAGCATGCATGGTATGACTTGAATACCTCTGTGCTGACAGTTGATGACAGGGAATGGAGTGattaaaaaagcacatttatGTTTCAGATGGCCACAGCTACCCTGCAGTCATCTCTGGACTCTCAGAGTCAGACTCCACCTGCCACGGTGAGTTGCCCATCACTGCAGTGCTCTTCACTGCAGCTTATACTGCTGCATCAAGATCTTACAGACCAACCCGGATGATTTGCGCTTtatgcagatatcggtagatatcaGAGGTATAAAtgtaacctgtaaatttcagcctccaaaacccatagGTGCAGTCTTTTCACATCCAAATAATCTGAaatgtcgctcattctctctttgtgtttagtgttgactgctggcaacatTGAGAATGCTGCACTAGCAtgatgtagtacactgttagcggcgctcattgatcgcaggtgcgaatcatGTACTTTGCTAGCGAATAATTAATTGATGgttgggttttggaggctgaaatttacagattacGTTTATATCaccatcttcttcttgttcctaatcacacCCAATGGAGTATAGTaccgcaactacaccacacaAACTTGTGTTGtctttgcggtttctgtagcagagGTCTTTTGTGGGTGGTGTTGCTAGCCccatgcccaaccctcctccttcatcctgGCTTGGGTCCAGCAGGTTATCCGGGGGTTGCCAGGTGgagttttatatcacctatatctaccaatatcttcacaaaaacaaaaaaacaacaacacacaaaccattcgggttggtctttaacaatAGCATTAGCACCTCTGTTGGGTGTTACTAGCTTCATTCTGAGTTCTTATATTTCATGATTTACAAATTGGGTTCCAGTGCTTATCCttatttttctcacactttATGCAACTGTTACTTTGCTACAATTAGCAAAACTGAATAGAAGATTTGGTAGTTGGAGTATTTTACAGATTGTTTCCTGTATAGTGATGTTGACATTCTTACCTGTTGTTTGGTATACAACCTACATTTATCCCTTAGGCTGTGAGcattatttcaatattataGCATGTAACTTACCTACTTGGTGTGCTCTGTGGGACAGAAAGTTTCCTCTGCCCACCCACCAGAAATGGGTTCCTGATTTTTCAGGGGAGATAATGGCTACAGGAGGAGAGGGTTGGCTCCAACTTTCATGTGTTGTGTCCTTGACACAGTCTATGATGCTATGTACACTACCTTTACAGCTACTTGTCTCTGGAATCCTATGGTTTTACCTTAGGGACTGGTAGCAGCCTAATGTTACCTGTCATATTATTTGTTCCAACATATAAGCTGTCATAAGAAAATTGCAtgcattttaaaagctttattgtTGGAATCTTTCCAGCATGTTCCTGTTTATACTGTTCAGCAGCAAGCAGTGGGCGGATCATCCTCTGCTAGTCATGTTGTTCCTATATCCACGACAGTTCCACAGCTAACTGCCTACGCAAGCCAGCCCATCACAGTTGCAGCACCACCTGTGGTAACAGCTCCTGCAACAGGTgaaagtggaggaggaggtggtggtggcaaAGTGACAGGCATTCCTCTCCAGCTCCCTGGCCTTATATTGCAGacaggtgtgcatgtgtgtctgcatgcatcgttctttatttttcctaacTGTCGAATGGGattgttatttatatatgttgCCTTAGTATTGCTTCTGTCTAGAAAATTGCAACAAGAAAGGATCTGTGACCTAAAAACATTGTTCTGCCATTGTTCTCAGAACTTCTAAGATGATATTTATCATGGGTGTATTCAAAGTTGGATACATCTACTTCTTTAGTATTGCATTCTGTTGTGCAAGGGTATGTTTGTCATACATTTGGGGGCGGCtcggtggcgcaacagttagcgaCCGtcacaatacagtgaaggttggctgtcctgggttcagatcttgtctcaggcacactgttctctctctgcttgtggcatctgtttacagagcttgCTGCCTTGCCTTGAAATAGtctcttagttgctggctcagcgtaaaacaccaatttccctcCCCTTTGTTGTACTTTTGGGGCACAAGTATAATGTATAGTTTTGAACATTTATTGAATGTCACTATCCTGCTCTCAAAGTTCTTAAACATCTGAACACTGTAATATGGTTGAAAACTTCAAGGTTTATAATAAATGCAGTGCTTTAGATAGGGAAGAGTTTAAATCATGACAAAGGAAAACATACACTGTTGATTCTTTATAGCATTGTTATTATGagcatctttttttctgataattGTGAAAATAGTTGTTAACAGTTGCATGTGAATGTGGCTTGCTTATGTTTTCATGTGCATGTTCATTCATGCACTGTTTTTTGTTGGGGTGTAGGAAGTGGGCAGCCCTTGACCTTTTCACCTGGACAGCTTAGTGTTTCCACTTCCACCACACAGCCACAGACAGTTTATCGTACAGTATCAGGTCAGCTGGTCACTGCCATGACAAGTGAGTGACAGTACCACCcattcaatttcttttttaagcatTTCTATCTTTGAGAAGAATaagtgtttataaataaaaattcataagGCATTTTTCACCAGTTGAAATAAGtaaatttaatgaaagaaaaaatattcagaaaaaatattcacaaattgCCTGAACATGCAGTTTGGGTAAACTGTCAGTTGTTCACAACAATGTAATGATGCCAGAGATTGTAAAGATCAAGACAGCAGCTATGCTCGCTTTCTTTATCTTGGAATTCATTGTCCAGTTTAAAGAAGCCCGTTAATGTAAGGATTGGATAAGTTGGCTagaatcatgacattaaaaataaaattatgttgcGTCTGCGTAAAATGAgtgggccgtaggttgggcacccccgTATTATGTCATCAGcttattttgattttacatCTCCTACCATGAAGCACCTTTCGCTTTCCTGACAGCTATATCAGCTAACTTTTACTTTACTTTATATAAAGCTGAGAACCCATTCTTCTCAGACATGCTTTGTATGTGGGTTTCACTGTCTTGTTTCTCCAATGATCTGCCTATCTTGTTTGCAAACTGTATCTATCTGTGTGTTATGTGCCATTTGTGTCCGTCTTACTTTGTGTGTTAGCCATTCTCATGTAAAACATATTGAACCTTCTGCTAActggggaaatgtgctatataaatacttattattattattagttgaatGCTGTTTACGTACTttatagattatatatatataaacagagaTCTTGATGATTTGTCAGGAAAATTAGGTTTATTCGGTGATTCATTTGGCAACAGTCTGGCTTCCTCAAAGCATACATACATCCAATATTTTAAGGTGACTTGATTCTGTATTGTTGGTTTTAAGCAAATGTATCTAACAACTAAAATAAGTTGTTGTTATGCTTGCAAAGTTTTCTGCTTTATTGGTGTTTATTTGAATACCTTATCTCATTCAGTCATTTtatctgttccttttttttttttaacttttagaTCAGCCCATTACAACAGCTGCATCTGAAACCTCATCAGTAGCGACTCCCTCAACACTTAGCTTTTTATCCAGTAAGTCTATGGTTGTGTATAGGTGTAACTGTGTATTCTTCAAACCTGGTTACCTGTATGATTTTGGCATATTTCCTATGATTTGGGAATGGCTAGAATGCcagtgcatttttaaaacaaaaaacctctAAAACATTAATTCTctcaaaaatactattttatacATATGCATTGATAGGTGCTGGTACAACAGCAGTAACACCAAGTCAGATCATCATGTATCAAACTCCACAAGGGGTGGTATATGCTACACCAACGCCCAGTGCAACACTTGGGGATCGAACCATCTTCAACTTCCAGCAACCTGCCACCGCCATCTCCATACCACAGTCAGAGAGTGGTTAGTTGGTTTTTCACCTCTTAGCACAAGTGCACCAAATATAGACATAGATTCATCCTTACATCCATACAAACCTGCTTGTCCATGCATGTTTACACATATATTTGCAGTTGTCCCTTGAAAGAAATGAGTAATGGCACTTTCACTTTAGGATCTATATAAATTTTGTGCgaagaaacaaattatattttttgatGCAGGGAAGTtggcaaatatttatgtttttataaactcTGAATAATGTGGGCAAATAATGATGTTTCTATAAACTCTGAATGATGTAGACATTAGCCTTACTTCAGGGCTGCACACTTTCACAAGATTATTTTCCGATCAATCGTAATAAGTCCACTGTCAGTCAGTAGCAGTTTTGATGTGGGTTGTACAGATTGCAGTAGATGTATAACATAGAAGGTGTTTTACCTGATCAGACTGGAATGATAGGAAGAAATGGAAGGAGAGAGTATTCAACGTGCAGAAAGATGCATGCATGAAGGTGTGCTGTGTGTGCAGATAGAACAGAGAGAGTAATTTTGTGCAGTAACCCCTCAGATCATCTCAAGTAAGAGACTGTTATTTGATTTTCATTGGCAGGAGGACAGCAGATTATTACCATACCT from Pomacea canaliculata isolate SZHN2017 linkage group LG8, ASM307304v1, whole genome shotgun sequence encodes the following:
- the LOC112570082 gene encoding LOW QUALITY PROTEIN: serum response factor-like (The sequence of the model RefSeq protein was modified relative to this genomic sequence to represent the inferred CDS: deleted 1 base in 1 codon), whose amino-acid sequence is MQTSNHSGAVTTVSDLNSATGLNGCSGFATANGPGVTHVPPDNFIFEQVDPTRSDGDDDSDSELPTGHCGQGQQSTPTSGLKPGKKTKGRVKIKMEFIENKLRRYTTFSKRKTGIMKKAYELSTLTGTQVMLLVASETGHVYTFATRKLQPMITSDSGKALIQTCLNSPDPPPGSSAHTTQEQRMNPSGFEETELTYSVGEDDSKMATATLQSSLDSQSQTPPATHVPVYTVQQQAVGGSSSASHVVPISTTVPQLTAYASQPITVAAPPVVTAPATGESGGGGGGGKVTGIPLQLPGLILQTGSGQPLTFSPGQLSVSTSTTQPQTVYRTVSGQLVTAMTNQPITTAASETSSVATPSTLSFLSSAGTTAVTPSQIIMYQTPQGVVYATPTPSATLGDRTIFNFQQPATAISIPQSESGGQQIITIPVPVSLANSQQVLQLSTVPPGETIMSDMSGHVTPSKKSRK